In Arachis hypogaea cultivar Tifrunner chromosome 2, arahy.Tifrunner.gnm2.J5K5, whole genome shotgun sequence, a genomic segment contains:
- the LOC112748345 gene encoding CASP-like protein 5B2: MMKRMVGGPGTRSGFFLRLGQCAFGCASIGLMVTAAEFSNFTAFCYLIASMGLQVLWSFGLACLDIYALRRKRDLQNPILVSLFVVGDWVTATLSLAAACSSAGIIVLYAKDLDFCKKHKSIPCHRYQVSVAMAFITWFFTAMSSHVMFWILASV, from the exons ATGATGAAGCGGATGGTGGGTGGGCCAGGTACGAGGAGTGGGTTCTTCTTGAGATTAGGGCAATGTGCGTTTGGTTGTGCTTCAATTGGCCTAATGGTCACAGCAGCTGAATTTTCTAACTTCACTGCTTTCTG CTATTTAATTGCATCAATGGGACTTCAAGTTCTCTGGAGCTTTGGACTTGCATGTCTTGATATCTATGCCTTAAGGAGAAAAAGAGACCTACAAAATCCAATTCTTGTCAGCCTGTTTGTTGTTGGTGATTGG gTAACAGCTACTTTGTCGCTAGCAGCTGCTTGCTCATCTGCAGGAATCATAGTTTTATACGCAAAAGACCTGGATTTCTGCAAGAAGCACAAGAGTATTCCATGCCACAGGTACCAGGTTTCTGTAGCCATGGCATTTATCACGTGGTTTTTTACAGCAATGTCATCACATGTGATGTTTTGGATCTTAGCATCAGTCTAG
- the LOC140177155 gene encoding uncharacterized protein has translation MEQVDVIHRVLEAFCASSGQRVSKDKTRIFFSKNVGYNIRTEISDKLQFARTEDLGKYLGVPIIHSRVTKNTYKEIESKLNARLNSWKASSLSLAGRTTLELYLG, from the exons ATGGAGCAGGTTGATGTCATCCACAGAGTTTTAGAAGCTTTTTGTGCTAGTTCAGGACAACGTGTTAGCAAGGATAAAACAAGgatcttcttctccaagaatgtCGGTTACAACATTAGAACTGAGATTAGTGATAAGCTACAATTCGCAAGAACTGAGGATCTTGGAAAGTACTTAGGTGTTCCAATAATTCATTCTAGGGTCACCAAAAATACATATAAAGAGATTGAAAGCAAGCTAAATGCAAGGCTTAACAGTTGGAAAGCGTCTTCCCTCTCTCTCGCAGGAAGAACTACTCTG GAACTTTATTTGGGGTGA